The proteins below come from a single Mucilaginibacter mali genomic window:
- a CDS encoding BrxA/BrxB family bacilliredoxin, which yields MYPEYLVAPMREELTRVGFTELKDADAVTAAIESEGTVFVMVNSVCGCAAANARPAARMAAANAKHPDKLVTVFAGMEKEAVDKARNYMLPYPPSSPSMALFKDGKLVHIIERYQIEGRPAQMIADNLIDAFEQYC from the coding sequence ATGTACCCAGAATATTTAGTTGCCCCCATGCGCGAGGAACTAACCCGAGTAGGTTTCACCGAATTAAAAGATGCTGATGCTGTAACCGCCGCTATCGAAAGCGAAGGAACCGTTTTTGTAATGGTGAACTCGGTTTGCGGTTGTGCCGCTGCCAATGCCCGCCCTGCTGCCCGCATGGCTGCCGCCAATGCCAAACATCCTGATAAACTGGTAACCGTATTTGCCGGTATGGAAAAAGAAGCGGTTGACAAAGCCCGCAACTATATGCTGCCTTACCCACCGTCTTCGCCATCAATGGCGCTGTTTAAAGATGGCAAACTGGTGCACATCATTGAGCGTTACCAGATTGAAGGCCGCCCCGCCCAAATGATAGCCGATAACCTGATCGACGCGTTTGAGCAGTATTGCTAA